From Pseudomonas sp. CCI4.2, one genomic window encodes:
- a CDS encoding class I tRNA ligase family protein: protein MEVVRKHQQFKLSHEYNARIKRIYPEPSLRTPFGSACVTVEAGTLSQPHLHHEHETFIIVSGHGAFVQNNIRSDISAGDVIYIKPFSEHYIEAHPQSQVEFMTIWWENAESQSESRTTRQILFTPPPTPNGDLHLGHISGPYICADIIKRYLQSQGTPASLIVGLDKHQSYVDLKARQQGISARDVYKQFSRSILCTFDNAGIGYDDVHDCDSHFHLEFVHDFIQCLLAKDILQIKPQNIAWCADCRIEVFDAFARGGCPTCHATSNGCICEDCGSPNNSYNLHDVSCNLCDATPTLQQGKKGVLDLGRCAGDFVHASFQVTAPPKLEKYLLKQQALAQEDYVVTFHSEWGVPSRHPQLRGQSYLAWIEMAAGYLAAIYKSVFGEEVSDVERAIERLNGADFEIIHLMGFDNSFYYAHLYPQLLAALGVRALKITFVVNEFLLLDQLKFSTSRNHAIWANDVFTSPAAADWYRFYLSLKRPDVNRENYDRSEFESFRQSSLADLTQLLAIHRQRLDGQFAGVVPQPGSWTRLHQEYDTFFNRHKIHLGNALAVPNGYAVKQYASSVKQLLDVVIRFQRMTSSDFEDSADHGERRTSMYLEAQAMALLRLHLGCIMPQVIGELDRL from the coding sequence ATGGAAGTCGTCAGAAAGCACCAGCAGTTCAAGTTGAGTCATGAATACAACGCAAGGATCAAGCGTATCTATCCTGAGCCGTCACTGCGTACACCCTTCGGTTCTGCCTGTGTCACCGTTGAAGCCGGGACGCTTAGCCAGCCGCATCTACACCACGAACATGAAACGTTCATCATCGTTTCCGGTCATGGAGCATTTGTTCAGAACAACATTCGAAGCGACATCTCGGCCGGGGATGTTATTTATATCAAGCCTTTCAGCGAACATTACATTGAGGCCCATCCCCAGTCGCAAGTTGAGTTTATGACTATCTGGTGGGAAAACGCAGAATCACAATCCGAGTCCCGGACCACTCGCCAGATCCTGTTTACACCGCCACCGACACCTAACGGCGATCTGCACCTGGGGCATATTTCCGGGCCTTACATTTGCGCCGATATCATCAAGCGCTATCTACAGAGTCAGGGCACACCGGCCAGTTTGATTGTCGGTCTGGACAAGCACCAATCCTATGTTGACCTGAAGGCGCGGCAACAGGGTATTTCTGCTCGCGATGTCTATAAACAATTCAGTCGATCGATCCTGTGCACTTTCGATAATGCCGGTATCGGTTACGACGACGTGCATGATTGCGACAGTCATTTTCACCTCGAATTCGTACACGACTTTATCCAGTGCCTACTGGCAAAAGACATTCTGCAGATCAAACCGCAGAACATCGCATGGTGTGCCGATTGCAGGATTGAAGTGTTTGACGCTTTTGCCCGGGGCGGCTGTCCCACCTGTCATGCGACCTCCAATGGGTGCATATGCGAAGACTGCGGCAGCCCCAATAACAGCTACAACCTGCACGATGTGTCGTGCAACTTGTGCGATGCGACGCCGACGCTGCAGCAAGGTAAAAAGGGTGTACTGGATCTCGGCCGATGTGCTGGCGATTTTGTACACGCCAGTTTTCAGGTCACCGCGCCACCGAAACTTGAAAAGTACCTGCTCAAGCAACAGGCGCTCGCGCAGGAAGATTATGTGGTGACGTTCCACAGTGAGTGGGGCGTGCCTTCAAGACATCCGCAACTGAGGGGACAATCCTATCTGGCCTGGATCGAAATGGCTGCGGGTTACCTGGCCGCAATTTACAAGAGTGTATTTGGCGAAGAAGTCAGTGATGTCGAACGAGCAATCGAACGCCTGAATGGCGCAGACTTTGAAATCATTCACCTGATGGGTTTCGACAACTCGTTCTATTATGCCCATCTGTACCCACAGTTGCTTGCAGCGCTGGGGGTGCGGGCATTGAAGATAACGTTCGTAGTCAACGAGTTTTTGTTGTTGGATCAGTTGAAATTTTCCACAAGTCGCAACCACGCGATCTGGGCTAACGATGTGTTTACCTCGCCGGCAGCTGCAGACTGGTACCGCTTTTACCTGTCGCTGAAAAGACCCGACGTTAACCGCGAAAACTATGATCGCAGTGAGTTTGAAAGCTTTCGTCAAAGCTCTTTGGCTGATCTGACGCAGTTGCTCGCTATCCATCGACAGCGACTCGACGGGCAATTCGCGGGAGTCGTTCCGCAACCCGGATCCTGGACTCGGTTGCACCAGGAATACGACACGTTTTTCAATCGGCACAAGATCCATCTGGGCAACGCCCTCGCTGTACCCAACGGCTATGCCGTCAAACAATACGCCAGCTCGGTCAAGCAGTTACTTGATGTGGTAATCCGCTTTCAGCGAATGACCTCCAGCGATTTCGAGGATTCGGCTGATCACGGCGAACGGCGCACTAGCATGTACCTTGAGGCCCAAGCCATGGCACTGTTGCGCCTGCACTTGGGCTGCATCATGCCGCAAGTGATTGGCGAGCTGGATCGCTTATGA
- a CDS encoding ATP-grasp domain-containing protein, with protein MLCTARALGMAVVVLAYPGEVLAQRRRPAASLADDYIVSPYLLDPVRALEAVKHYERKTGLTPAAVIPVNDFVLEAGSAIARQYAIPFHSDAVILRCRDKLLMKTELAKAGLNIAPTLAVNEGVANYVFKDQEKVIFKPSVFGGSGGVRLVSNPQELQVAINDAAKLLHKYKDILYIDPERIHLEAFLDSELEVSVEVYCRPDECKAAAVTHKQLSPRPFFAEMGHIVPYAGFDYDALCMTAEKACRALGIERGVSHVEIKIVDGVPFIIEVGARPAGDRIIDLVYRSLGIDLYALHAKSYCDIWDDMPLIKRRGTAAVAFLKTAPGMITRINPIALPEGVHELSLYKGVGDVSDRDAQNFETREGHVEWFWPIEYQDKPDFMLQTARLAADLFEIEQTEPGPAPSFTR; from the coding sequence GTGCTGTGTACCGCGCGTGCGCTGGGCATGGCCGTTGTGGTGCTGGCCTATCCTGGAGAGGTTCTAGCCCAGCGGCGCAGGCCAGCAGCCAGCCTGGCTGACGACTACATAGTCAGTCCATACCTGCTGGATCCGGTGCGAGCGCTAGAGGCGGTCAAACACTATGAACGCAAGACCGGTCTCACACCGGCGGCTGTCATTCCAGTCAACGATTTCGTTCTAGAAGCTGGCTCTGCGATAGCAAGGCAATACGCAATACCATTCCACAGTGACGCGGTGATACTGCGCTGCCGCGATAAGTTACTGATGAAGACTGAACTGGCAAAAGCCGGACTAAATATCGCGCCGACTCTAGCGGTCAATGAAGGTGTTGCCAACTACGTCTTCAAAGACCAGGAAAAGGTAATTTTCAAACCCAGTGTCTTTGGTGGCAGTGGCGGAGTGCGTCTGGTGAGTAACCCGCAAGAATTGCAAGTGGCGATTAATGACGCTGCAAAGCTGTTGCACAAGTACAAGGACATTCTTTACATCGATCCTGAGCGGATTCACTTGGAAGCCTTTCTCGACAGTGAACTTGAAGTCTCCGTCGAAGTTTATTGCAGGCCTGACGAGTGTAAGGCGGCGGCCGTCACCCACAAGCAACTGTCGCCGCGTCCGTTTTTTGCTGAAATGGGCCACATCGTTCCCTATGCAGGGTTTGATTACGACGCTTTGTGCATGACCGCCGAAAAAGCGTGCCGGGCGCTGGGTATCGAACGTGGCGTATCTCATGTCGAGATCAAGATCGTTGATGGCGTGCCTTTCATTATTGAGGTAGGCGCCCGGCCCGCAGGCGATCGCATCATCGACTTGGTCTATCGCTCGTTGGGCATTGATCTTTATGCTCTGCACGCAAAGAGCTATTGCGACATCTGGGACGACATGCCCCTGATCAAACGTCGGGGGACCGCTGCCGTCGCGTTCCTGAAAACTGCACCTGGAATGATTACCCGTATTAATCCAATTGCACTGCCCGAGGGTGTGCACGAACTCAGTCTTTACAAAGGTGTCGGAGATGTTTCCGACAGGGACGCACAGAACTTCGAAACCCGTGAAGGCCATGTGGAGTGGTTTTGGCCGATCGAGTATCAGGACAAACCTGACTTCATGTTGCAAACGGCCAGGCTCGCAGCCGACCTGTTTGAAATCGAGCAAACTGAACCCGGTCCTGCCCCCTCCTTCACGAGATAA
- the gcvH gene encoding glycine cleavage system protein GcvH — protein sequence MSELRFTVDHEWLRAEADGSVTVGITPYAQESLGDVVYVQLPELQAYTQHAEVSVVESVKAASSINMPLNGEVVEVNTVLDATPELVNQDASGAGWFFRFIPQDADAINALLDQGAYDRLIKANADA from the coding sequence ATGAGCGAGTTGCGATTCACGGTTGATCACGAATGGTTACGTGCCGAAGCAGATGGCAGCGTCACTGTCGGCATTACCCCCTACGCGCAAGAATCGCTGGGCGACGTGGTGTACGTGCAACTCCCGGAACTGCAGGCTTACACTCAACACGCTGAGGTCTCGGTGGTGGAGTCGGTCAAAGCCGCCAGCAGCATCAATATGCCGCTCAATGGCGAAGTGGTGGAAGTAAACACCGTCCTCGATGCGACCCCTGAGCTGGTTAACCAAGACGCGTCGGGCGCGGGCTGGTTCTTTCGCTTTATCCCGCAAGACGCTGACGCCATTAATGCCTTGCTCGATCAGGGCGCCTACGACCGCCTGATCAAAGCCAACGCCGACGCCTGA
- a CDS encoding FAD-dependent oxidoreductase → MSSREVSSGYDWLVVGAGLVGLCTALHLARRKLRVCVIEQMSQVTNASTVSGAGIRFFDPDPVVSARVIQSHDFYSELGLADDFRSCPSYYGFGAAAAEGLLERASATGLRVLSRAHLQARRPHIQWEAVDYAVEDEHAGFRDPLITWHALLAACERLGVNFRFGHQVLAFEENAGARQLLTQVGRYVAHGVIFATGYWTPNLLERLGLPVVVRNRTVTVHRLAGHNLACLPFIVEHDSGFHARPTACGEILFGVPQLDWDVAPDNLPDRTDAHLNKALAHLQRYAPVPLLFSGVRTTRAADAFASVALEAKTALPEHTHVFAFGEGAAFKYAPARTLAYINSTLGS, encoded by the coding sequence ATGAGTTCAAGGGAGGTATCCAGCGGCTACGATTGGCTCGTCGTCGGTGCCGGTCTCGTCGGTCTGTGCACCGCACTGCACTTGGCAAGACGCAAACTGCGAGTTTGTGTCATCGAGCAAATGTCTCAGGTGACAAACGCCTCTACTGTATCAGGGGCCGGGATACGCTTTTTCGATCCTGATCCTGTTGTCAGCGCCCGAGTCATACAAAGCCACGATTTTTACTCGGAACTGGGTCTGGCTGACGATTTCCGTTCTTGCCCGAGTTATTACGGCTTCGGTGCGGCAGCCGCTGAGGGTTTGCTGGAAAGGGCCAGCGCGACGGGCCTGCGGGTGCTTTCGCGTGCGCACCTTCAGGCTCGCAGACCGCATATCCAATGGGAAGCAGTGGATTACGCCGTGGAAGATGAACACGCCGGCTTCAGAGATCCTCTGATCACATGGCATGCACTGCTGGCAGCATGTGAGCGGCTTGGGGTGAATTTCCGGTTCGGTCATCAGGTGCTGGCTTTCGAGGAAAATGCCGGTGCACGGCAATTGTTGACGCAAGTTGGGCGTTACGTGGCTCATGGGGTGATCTTTGCTACGGGTTACTGGACTCCTAACCTGCTCGAACGACTGGGACTGCCGGTTGTAGTGCGCAATCGAACCGTCACCGTTCATCGGCTTGCAGGCCATAACCTGGCGTGTCTGCCTTTTATTGTTGAACACGACAGCGGCTTCCATGCTCGTCCGACCGCGTGCGGCGAAATTCTATTTGGCGTTCCTCAGCTGGATTGGGACGTTGCCCCAGACAATCTGCCTGACCGCACCGACGCCCATCTGAACAAGGCTTTGGCGCATTTACAACGATACGCACCGGTGCCGCTTTTATTCTCCGGCGTGCGCACCACGCGCGCGGCAGACGCCTTTGCGTCAGTGGCTCTAGAAGCGAAAACCGCTTTGCCCGAACACACACATGTATTTGCTTTCGGCGAAGGAGCCGCTTTCAAGTACGCACCGGCCAGGACCTTGGCTTACATCAACTCAACACTGGGATCATAG
- a CDS encoding methyltransferase, producing the protein MLNQGTIDFRGKLPSSEALVHTLVNGYMLSASLFGCVEVDLFSHLDVTSGTAISELADACLLSASQVQKLVSFGLSVGLIIQRDEQFFNSSDAQKLLSRHSAHNMCSAVEHHSRHVYPLFGQLADSLQSGKPISDRLHLSSAQSNTDEFYAELDKSENDFGVFMAAMNTFSTGAGTRIADALSTRVGSAAALRILDLGGGGGQVSIEIAQAIPQAQITLIDLEKATRFARAEVDRNGLGDRILCRPGDIFSRLPLAEADFDVVVISAVLGDWSHDYQVTLLANAHHHLKSGGCLVVSETLLDDDLAGPILPALMSLYVQILTEGGQNFTARSLVALLSGNQFNHIEVQLNRAHGCRDTVLASKAPGAAALASAAHADKV; encoded by the coding sequence ATGCTGAATCAGGGAACGATTGATTTTCGCGGTAAATTGCCAAGTTCCGAAGCTTTGGTGCACACCCTGGTTAATGGCTACATGTTGTCTGCCTCGTTATTCGGTTGCGTAGAGGTGGATCTGTTCAGTCATCTGGATGTGACATCAGGGACCGCAATCAGTGAACTGGCTGACGCGTGCCTGCTCAGTGCGTCGCAAGTCCAGAAACTGGTGTCATTCGGTTTGTCGGTGGGATTGATCATTCAGCGGGATGAACAGTTTTTCAACTCAAGTGATGCGCAGAAACTGCTATCCCGCCACAGCGCGCACAATATGTGCTCGGCGGTAGAGCATCATAGCCGTCATGTCTATCCATTATTCGGACAGCTTGCCGATTCGCTCCAAAGTGGCAAGCCAATCTCTGATCGCCTGCACCTGTCCTCAGCGCAAAGCAATACCGATGAGTTCTATGCCGAGTTGGATAAAAGCGAGAACGACTTCGGTGTGTTTATGGCGGCCATGAACACGTTCAGCACTGGCGCGGGAACACGTATTGCCGACGCGCTAAGCACGAGAGTCGGTTCTGCGGCTGCGTTGCGCATACTTGATCTGGGCGGCGGCGGTGGGCAGGTTTCTATTGAGATCGCACAGGCGATCCCGCAGGCGCAGATCACACTGATTGATCTGGAAAAAGCCACGCGTTTCGCGCGCGCGGAAGTTGATCGCAACGGATTGGGTGATCGAATTTTATGCCGACCAGGGGATATTTTCTCTCGTTTACCACTGGCTGAGGCTGACTTTGATGTGGTGGTGATTTCCGCTGTATTGGGAGATTGGAGTCATGATTACCAAGTCACACTGTTGGCCAATGCCCACCATCATCTCAAATCAGGAGGTTGCCTCGTGGTCAGTGAAACCTTGCTGGACGACGATCTGGCCGGGCCAATTCTGCCGGCGCTTATGAGTCTCTATGTACAAATCCTGACCGAAGGCGGACAGAATTTCACCGCACGTTCTCTGGTGGCGCTGCTGTCTGGCAACCAGTTCAATCACATCGAGGTGCAGCTTAATCGTGCACATGGCTGTCGCGATACTGTGCTTGCCAGCAAGGCACCGGGAGCCGCTGCTCTAGCATCGGCAGCCCACGCTGATAAGGTGTAG
- a CDS encoding cupin domain-containing protein, with translation MFDNRHILSLANPAMELIEYATPPEKCTQGRPVQTFHKQFESADRLFSVGIWECSVGSFTVSFTGHEFASLLEGRIMIEDEQGTQVLFLPGMQLVFPAGYKGEWNVLEPSRKAYVWYELSPPAL, from the coding sequence ATGTTCGACAATCGCCACATTCTTTCGCTAGCCAACCCGGCCATGGAATTGATCGAATACGCAACACCACCGGAAAAGTGCACGCAGGGTCGTCCTGTGCAAACTTTTCACAAGCAGTTCGAGAGCGCTGACCGGTTGTTCTCGGTAGGGATCTGGGAATGCAGCGTGGGCAGTTTTACGGTGAGCTTCACCGGGCACGAATTCGCTAGTCTGCTGGAGGGGCGGATCATGATCGAAGACGAGCAGGGCACTCAGGTGTTGTTTTTACCCGGCATGCAACTGGTCTTTCCCGCCGGTTACAAGGGCGAATGGAATGTGCTCGAACCGTCCCGAAAAGCTTATGTCTGGTACGAGCTAAGCCCTCCGGCTCTTTGA
- the lysA gene encoding diaminopimelate decarboxylase: MNNINDSLINQLAHEFGTPFWLYDADSIRRRTAQLRAFDVIRYAQKASPNIQILKLMKSLGAMVDAVSLGEIERAHRAGFRNDEGHAQIVYTCDVLDEATLERVIELNIPVNAGSPQMLEQLGKASPGHKVWLRINPGFGHGHSRKTNTGGQHSKHGNWHENLDVCYQLIETYGLELVGLHMHIGSGVDYEHLQRVCASMVEHVLRCPFDISAISAGGGLPIAYRDDDPQIDIDEYFRIWDLARCQIEEHLGHSVTLEIEPGRLLVAESGYLVTQVRAKKDVGINHFVLVNSGFNDLIRPAMYGSFHQITAIQKVPVSDRGLWRNTVVAGSLCEAGDVFTQQSNGAIDYQLLPDLQVDDLLVFHDCGAYGASMSSNYNTRPLIPELLLDGDSVRVIRRRQTFDELLSLETI; encoded by the coding sequence TTGAACAACATCAACGATTCACTGATCAACCAACTGGCACACGAGTTCGGCACGCCGTTCTGGCTGTATGACGCCGATTCCATTCGTCGCCGGACCGCGCAATTGCGAGCATTCGACGTGATTCGCTATGCGCAGAAAGCCAGCCCGAACATTCAGATACTCAAATTAATGAAAAGTCTGGGCGCCATGGTCGACGCAGTGTCACTGGGCGAAATTGAACGAGCCCACAGAGCCGGATTTCGCAACGATGAGGGTCACGCCCAAATCGTTTACACCTGTGATGTCCTGGACGAAGCGACGCTGGAACGGGTGATCGAACTGAACATTCCGGTCAACGCCGGCTCACCGCAAATGCTGGAGCAACTGGGCAAGGCGAGTCCCGGGCATAAAGTCTGGTTGCGGATAAACCCAGGATTCGGTCACGGCCATAGCCGCAAAACCAATACTGGGGGCCAACACAGCAAGCACGGCAACTGGCATGAAAACCTGGATGTGTGCTACCAACTGATCGAAACCTACGGTCTGGAGTTGGTAGGGCTGCACATGCACATCGGCTCCGGCGTCGATTACGAGCATCTGCAACGTGTCTGCGCGAGTATGGTCGAGCACGTGCTGCGTTGCCCGTTCGATATTTCGGCGATCTCGGCGGGGGGCGGATTGCCAATCGCCTATCGCGACGATGATCCGCAGATCGACATCGACGAGTACTTCCGGATCTGGGATCTGGCGCGCTGCCAAATTGAAGAGCATCTTGGGCATTCGGTGACGCTGGAGATCGAACCGGGGCGCCTTCTGGTCGCTGAATCCGGGTACCTGGTGACTCAGGTCAGGGCTAAAAAGGATGTTGGGATTAATCATTTTGTGCTCGTGAACTCCGGTTTCAACGATTTGATACGGCCGGCCATGTATGGCAGTTTTCACCAAATCACCGCTATTCAAAAAGTCCCTGTGTCTGATCGGGGGTTGTGGCGCAACACCGTGGTGGCTGGTTCGTTGTGCGAGGCTGGCGATGTGTTCACTCAGCAGAGCAACGGCGCAATCGATTACCAATTGCTGCCGGATCTGCAGGTGGATGATTTGCTGGTTTTCCATGATTGCGGCGCATACGGTGCGAGCATGTCATCCAATTACAACACCCGACCGTTAATCCCGGAGTTATTGCTGGATGGCGACTCGGTCAGGGTTATTCGTCGTCGTCAGACTTTCGACGAGTTACTTTCGCTAGAAACAATTTAA
- the gcvP gene encoding aminomethyl-transferring glycine dehydrogenase, with translation MTDRIELSTANEFVARHIGPRPADEKAMLTTLGFDSLEALSAAVIPESIKGTSVLDMGPGQSEADALASIKVIAGKNQLFKTYIGQGYYNTHTPAPILRNLLENPAWYTAYTPYQPEISQGRLESLLNYQTLISDLTGLPISNASLLDEATAAAEAMTFCKRLSKNKSSHLFFASSHCHPQTLDVLRTRAEPLGITVVVADESELTEVGEYFGALLQYPASNGDVFDYRELVERFHAAHALVAVAADLLALTLLTPPGEFGADVAIGSAQRFGVPLGFGGPHAAYFSTRDAFKRDMPGRLVGVSVDRHGKSALRLAMQTREQHIRREKATSNICTAQVLLANIASMYAVYHGPRGLTQIAKRTHQLTAIFAQGLSQLGLNVEQAFFFDSLTLVTGADTATLHAKARAQQINLREIDAQRLGLSFDETIQQADIEELWLVFAADGQRLPDFNALAASVESKLPAALLRQSPILSHPVFNRYHSETELMRYLRKLADKDLALDRTMIPLGSCTMKLNAASEMIPITWAEFGNLHPFAPAEQSLGYQQLTDELEAMLCAATGYDAISLQPNAGSQGEYAGLLAIRAYHQSRGDERRDICLIPSSAHGTNPATANMAGMRVVVTACDARGNVDIEDLRAKATEHREHLAALMITYPSTHGVFEEGIREICGIVHDNGGQVYIDGANMNAMVGLCAPGKFGGDVSHLNLHKTFCIPHGGGGPGVGPIGVKSHLAPFLPGHATMERKVGAVCAAPFGSASILPITWMYIRMMGGAGLKRASQLAILNANYISRRLEEHYPVLYTGSNGLVAHECILDLRPLKDSSGISVDDVAKRLIDFGFHAPTMSFPVAGTLMIEPTESESKEELDRFCDAMICIREEIRAVESGALDKEDNPLKNAPHTAAEIVGEWTHPYSREQAVYPVASLIDGKYWPPVGRVDNVFGDRNLICACPSIESYQEA, from the coding sequence ATGACTGATCGTATCGAGTTGAGCACCGCCAACGAATTTGTCGCGCGCCACATCGGCCCGCGTCCGGCTGACGAAAAAGCCATGCTCACCACCCTGGGCTTCGACTCCTTGGAAGCGCTGAGCGCCGCCGTCATCCCAGAAAGCATTAAAGGCACCAGCGTCCTCGACATGGGCCCAGGTCAAAGCGAAGCAGATGCACTGGCTTCGATCAAAGTCATCGCCGGCAAAAACCAGCTGTTCAAGACCTACATCGGCCAAGGCTATTACAACACCCACACCCCGGCGCCGATCCTGCGCAACCTGCTGGAAAATCCGGCCTGGTACACCGCTTACACGCCGTATCAACCAGAGATTTCCCAAGGCCGTCTGGAGTCGTTGCTTAATTATCAGACCCTGATCAGCGACCTGACCGGGCTGCCGATATCCAATGCCTCGTTGCTCGATGAAGCCACCGCCGCCGCCGAAGCCATGACCTTCTGCAAACGCTTGAGCAAGAACAAGAGCAGCCACCTGTTCTTCGCCTCCAGCCATTGCCACCCACAGACCCTGGACGTGCTGCGCACCCGTGCCGAACCACTGGGCATCACGGTGGTGGTCGCCGATGAAAGCGAACTGACCGAGGTCGGTGAGTATTTCGGCGCGCTGCTGCAATACCCCGCCAGCAATGGCGATGTGTTCGATTACCGCGAACTTGTAGAGCGCTTCCACGCTGCCCACGCACTGGTTGCGGTCGCAGCTGACCTGTTGGCCCTGACGTTGCTGACCCCGCCGGGAGAGTTTGGCGCAGACGTGGCCATCGGTAGCGCACAACGTTTCGGCGTCCCGCTGGGCTTCGGTGGCCCGCACGCGGCTTACTTCTCTACCCGCGACGCCTTCAAACGCGACATGCCTGGCCGTTTGGTCGGTGTGTCCGTTGATCGCCACGGCAAGTCTGCGTTGCGTCTGGCCATGCAAACCCGCGAACAACATATTCGCCGTGAGAAGGCCACCAGCAACATCTGCACCGCTCAGGTATTGCTGGCCAATATCGCCAGCATGTACGCCGTGTACCACGGTCCTCGTGGCTTGACGCAAATCGCCAAGCGCACGCATCAGTTGACCGCAATTTTCGCCCAAGGCTTGAGCCAATTAGGCTTGAACGTTGAGCAAGCGTTCTTTTTCGACAGCCTGACCCTGGTCACTGGCGCCGATACCGCGACCCTGCACGCCAAAGCCCGCGCACAACAAATCAACCTGCGTGAAATCGACGCCCAGCGCCTTGGCCTGTCGTTCGACGAAACCATCCAACAGGCTGACATTGAAGAGTTGTGGCTGGTATTTGCTGCCGATGGACAACGCCTGCCGGACTTCAATGCACTGGCCGCCAGTGTCGAATCGAAGCTGCCTGCCGCGCTGTTGCGCCAGTCGCCGATCCTCAGCCACCCGGTGTTCAACCGTTATCACTCCGAAACCGAGTTGATGCGCTACCTGCGCAAACTGGCCGACAAGGACCTTGCGCTGGACCGCACCATGATCCCGCTGGGCTCGTGCACCATGAAGCTCAACGCCGCCAGCGAAATGATTCCGATCACCTGGGCCGAGTTCGGCAATCTGCACCCGTTCGCCCCTGCCGAGCAAAGCCTGGGTTATCAGCAATTGACCGACGAACTGGAAGCGATGCTCTGCGCCGCCACCGGTTATGACGCGATTTCGCTGCAACCGAACGCCGGTTCTCAAGGTGAATACGCTGGCCTGCTGGCCATTCGTGCTTACCACCAGAGCCGTGGCGACGAGCGCCGCGACATCTGCCTGATCCCATCTTCTGCCCACGGCACCAACCCAGCGACCGCCAACATGGCCGGTATGCGAGTAGTCGTAACCGCCTGCGATGCACGCGGTAACGTCGACATCGAAGACCTTCGCGCTAAAGCCACTGAGCACCGCGAACACCTCGCCGCGCTAATGATCACTTACCCGTCGACCCATGGCGTGTTCGAAGAAGGCATTCGCGAAATCTGCGGCATCGTTCACGATAACGGCGGTCAGGTATACATCGACGGCGCCAACATGAACGCGATGGTTGGCCTCTGCGCGCCGGGCAAATTCGGGGGCGACGTGTCGCACCTGAACCTGCACAAAACTTTCTGCATTCCCCACGGCGGTGGCGGTCCAGGCGTTGGCCCGATTGGCGTGAAATCGCACCTTGCCCCGTTTCTTCCGGGCCACGCCACGATGGAGCGCAAGGTGGGCGCGGTCTGCGCGGCACCGTTCGGCAGCGCAAGCATTTTGCCGATTACCTGGATGTACATCCGCATGATGGGTGGGGCTGGCCTCAAGCGTGCTTCGCAGTTGGCGATTCTCAATGCCAACTACATATCGCGACGCCTGGAAGAGCATTACCCCGTGCTGTACACCGGCAGCAATGGTCTGGTGGCACACGAATGCATCCTCGATCTGCGTCCCTTGAAAGACAGCAGCGGCATCAGCGTTGATGACGTCGCCAAGCGCCTGATCGACTTCGGCTTCCACGCACCCACCATGTCGTTCCCGGTGGCCGGTACCTTGATGATTGAGCCGACCGAAAGCGAATCCAAGGAAGAACTGGACCGTTTCTGCGACGCCATGATCTGCATCCGCGAAGAGATTCGCGCAGTGGAAAGCGGCGCGCTGGACAAGGAAGACAACCCGCTGAAAAACGCACCGCACACCGCGGCCGAAATCGTTGGCGAGTGGACTCACCCCTATAGCCGTGAACAAGCGGTGTACCCGGTGGCTTCGTTGATCGACGGCAAATACTGGCCGCCAGTGGGTCGCGTCGACAACGTGTTTGGTGATCGCAACTTGATCTGCGCGTGCCCATCGATTGAGAGCTATCAAGAGGCTTGA